From the Ipomoea triloba cultivar NCNSP0323 chromosome 8, ASM357664v1 genome, the window ACTCTAGCAAATATTGGTCTGGTATTCTTTATGTTTCTTGCAGGCCTAGAAATAGAACTTCACTCCTTGCGTCGGACAGGCAAAAAGGCCCTCGGAATTGCCATTGCAGGAATTAGCCTCCCTTTTGCATTAGGAATTGTTTCTTCATTTGTTCTTCTGGAAACAATAGCTAAGGGTGTAAATACAACTTCGTTTCTCATATTCATGGGTGTAGCACTTTCTATAACTGCATTCCCCGTTTTAGCACGAATCTTGGCTGAACTGAAGCTTTTAACAACTGATGTTGGGAGAACTGCAATGTCTGCAGCAGCAGTTAATGATGTGGCTGCGTGGATTCTGCTTGCGCTAGCGATTGCATTATCTGGTGACAACCTCACTCCTGCTGTCTCAGTTTGGGTTTTCCTTAGCGGGTGTGGGTTTGTCATCTTTTCGAGTCTTATTGTCCCGCCAGTTTTTAAATGGCTGTCTCAATGTTGCCACGAAGGACAGCCCATCGATGAGATTTATGTATGTGGCACATTAGCTGCAGTACTTGCAGCTGGATTTGTTACTGATACAATTGGAATTCATGCGATGTTTGGGGCATTTGTGATAGGCGTTCTTGTGCCAAAAGAGGGGCCATTTGCTGGTGCACTTGTCGAGAAAGTTGAGGATCTTGTTTCTGGTCTTTTCCTCCCACTGTACTTTGTTTCAAGTGGATTGAAAACAAATGTAGCTACGATCGAAGGAATTCAGTCATGGGGTCTACTAGTTTTGGTTATATTCACTGCATGCTTTGGGAAGATTGTTGGCACTTTTTTAGTTTCCCTTCTCTTCAAAATGCCCAAAAGTGAAGCCCTTACCCTCGGTTTTCTGATGAACACTAAAGGATTAGTGGAACTGATTGTTCTTAACATTGGCAAAGATAGAAAGGTGATCTTCTTCGTACCGTTAATTGACTGATTTATTTAAGTTTATGGTTTCACTTTATGCCATTATCTGCATATTTCACTTGCAGGTTTTGAATGACCAGACATTTGCCATTATGGTGCTGATGGCTCTTTTCACAACTTTTATTACAACACCTTTAGTTGTGGCGGTGTATAAACCTTCAAAAACGGCGAGCAGTGATAGCTATAAACACAGAACGATAGAAAGGAGAAATCCAAATACTCAGCTCCGAATCTTGGCTTGTTTCTATAGCTCAAGAAATATCCCATCTATGATAAACCTACTAGAGTCTTCCCGCGGGACTGAGAAGCAAGACGGGCTTCTTGTATATGCTTTGCATCTCATGGAGCTTTCTGAAAGATCATCGGCTATCTTAATGGTACATAAGGCCCGGAGGAATGGCTTGCCGTTTTGGAATAAGGGCATAAGGTCAGATGCTAATCAGGTTGTTGTGGCCTTTGAGGCTTTCCAGCAATTAAGTCGGGTCTCTGTGCGACCAATGACttctatttcttcattttctgatATGCATGAAGATATTTGCACGACCGCTGAGAGGAAAAGAGCAGCTGTAATAATTTTACCATTTCACAAGCATCAGAAATACGATGGGTCATTTGAGACAACTCGAGCAGATTTTCAGTGGGTGAACAAGAGAGTTGTTGAGCAAGCTCCATGCTCGGTGGGGATCTTTGTCGATCGTGGGCTTGGTGGCAGCTCTCAAGTAGCAGCAAGTAATGTTTCGTATCAGATAACCGTTCTGTTTTTTGGGGGTGGTGACGACCGTGAAGCGCTTGCCTATGGAGCTCGATTGGCTGAGCATCCCGGGATCAGGATGACCGTTGTCTGTTTCTCTCCAAAACACGAGCCAACCGGAGAAATAACAGTCGATATGGATACAACCTCTCCTGGCATACAAATTTCTGATGATGGCAAGGCCCTCGCTGATTTGAAGCAGAGAACATCTCGTGACGATTCTGTCAAATTTGAGGAGAAAACGGTTTGTAACAAGGAGGAAATAACTGCTGTCATACGAGGCCACAGCCGCTGCAACATGTTTTTGGTTGGTCGAATGCCCGATGGTGAACTGGCATTGGCATTGGCACTGAACCAGATGAGTGAATACCCTGAGCTTGGGCCAATTGGAAGTTGTCTGGTTTCACCAGATTTCCCTATGGTAGCCTCAGTCCTGGTGTTGCAACAACACAACAATCAGACATCCCCAAATTCGAGACCAGAAGGCGGGGGTGAGGAGTTAGCTGCCTCCGATGCCCTGTAAACATACGGCTAACCATCAGTCCATCACAGCACTCCTTGTTCATCATGGCAATGGGACATGTTTTCTGTAAGTTTGATTTTGGTTTTCTaataaagtgtttgtttaaaGTTCTTGCCTTGTGCTAGTTAGATGACCAGGGTTTGGTAATTTAGGGCGCAAACGAGTTGAGCTCGAGCTTGGGTtggcttgagctcgagctcgagctcgataaGAACGGGtgtgctcgagctcgagcttgaGCTCGAAAAATGATGCTTGAGCTCGGCCCATTTGCAGCCCTATTTGGTATAGGGTTGGGGAGAACTAGAACAAATCAAATGAAATGGCACTGCTCATTCCTTAGCCAAACGtatgaaaactaaaaaattgacatagattttttaaagaaaattttgttCTTGTTCTATGTTATATTGTTTATGAGCATCTTTTTAAGTAGCAAATAGTCTCAGGAATTAAGGTCAATTTGATTGAAATTGTAACAGAGGACTGAAAATATACACAATGAACAAGAACCAAATAGAACACTTTTAAGGAAGGGTAGTTGCCAAAGAATTTTTGGAAATTTTGACAGTAgagaaagaaagggaaaaatgattttttaacatttatcaATTCTTATAtctctcttcaaaaaaaaatcaattcttaTATctgatttttaattgaaacataaaTGATCCACTTGATATTTACCAATTTTCATTATCCTTTCAATTTgactataaatatatttttattttaaatttggtcattcattttttttaatgttttttgagtattactgaaTCTGTTACgctgtagtatttgttcatagctactagtatttgttcatagttactttctcagcttactgaaacacaaagagtaaATAGCGCTTTCGTTGAGGTTCGAAGTCATGACTTTCCATATGGGAAAGCTGCTTCACGCCACTAGAAATGAgataatggccctgtttggtaaatggctgttagctgattgggttggctgtttgagttagaaagtatgatttgttgaaaacattagctgattgtataaaattatttgataaattagatgttagctgatagttgtttggtataattttttttcaaaaagctaattgaaaaggctgctttgagtagccttttgaattttagcattttggagttacaaaaagcttattaaccaaacaactaagagtggtcaaataagccaaaattggctgataggctgattatttactaaATAAGGCCAATTTCATTTtcggtcatagatttataggtggcaatccactttaagttttttttttatattaaaatatctacttttgatcctagtattattgtggcataatcatttttggtcctttatcaacaaaacagttaaaatatgttaaatacaACGTCAtttaggtcttcaattatgaatgttttcaaaaaaaataaacataaaaaatatagcgttTAACctaatttgtataaaaaagattgaaatgtctttaaACTGTAACGATATTTCAAAGATTTTGTTGAGGacgactaaaaatggtcatgccacaataatactatgatcaaatgaggatgttctaaaaaaaatgactaaaagtggattgtgaACCATAAATTTAgggtaaaaaatgaaattaactctactagaaaatatcaatttaataaacattaagggtgtgtttggttcatgggtttacataCTAGGAATGTAAATTAAAATcgtagttagtgtttggttaacaactttttaaaacacaactatagGTTTGATTACtccttcaattaaaattttcattcccTAACTAAAAATGGGTATTAGtccattttttttggtaatctaatttttaagtttggattaatacttttagattttgggtcacacttgtgtgagaccgtctcacgtatccttattcgtgagacgggtcgggtcgggtcgaaggaagatgcaaatgtcatacttatatgctcaaatataacactaatcaagaatacaatttttgttacttattagagaaaaataatacatttttcataataagtaatgttgacaagtgccccttacttataagggcaaatataatacttttatggtaaaatgtaatacttttaaatcgagatgtaaaagtattgtattttcccttaaaagtattacatttactcttataagtaacaaaaattttattcctgattagtattacatttgagcatataagtatgacatttgtgcatataagtgttacatttgcatcttgacccgatccgTCCCGTCcatctcatggtgagacggtctcacacaagtttttgccttagattttttatttgattttttgttcatattgatgctttgaatatcattatattaggattaattatcttaatattttatttttatatttttaaaacatttatttcccTTATAGAGTCATGCAcaatcaaacatcaatattaaatCATTAGTAATCATTGTAATTCCACTTTACTatcaaacatataaaatactttcaccaaaactcattactattactaagtatttgattatatattccGATTCTGATTTCATTTGCGAACTAAACACACCTTAAATTTAAcgataaaatgtaaaattttaattttcactaataataaatcaaatgtATTAAGTTTATGAATCAATTTGCTCATCTCAAACCTGTGTCTAGGCATCCCCAGTGGTGTCGAGCCGCTGCGGACTATCATCaattattacttttaaattcaagaaatttatttataaacaaaaacaattttgcTTACTGTGATCTTTTATGTTCTAAGAAATAATAAACTAAAGTATGAACATTCAAACTATTAAATTAACTATTATTAACCTGATTTATGTGACAAATGATTGTAATGTCATAATAAATAGGAATAAgcgtcaaataggctatcgaactacacatgaaactgcaattaggtcattaaactcaaaagcaatgcaattgggtccctgaactacacaaatccatgcaaattaacccaaattgacttgtttgacttgatcttccggttaccaactttaaaaataatattttaaaataattttaaataaaataattaattaaaattaaatttaaaattaaaaaaaggacccaattgacttgttcctatttttttaattttaattttaattaattaattaatttaaaattatttaaaatattatttttaaagttagtaaccggaagatcaagtcaacaaatcactttgggttaatttgcatgaatttgtgtagttcagggacccaattgcattattttttagtccgatggcctaattgcagtttcgtgtgtagtttggtggcctatttgacccttattcctaataAATATTCGGTGGAATCACATTAGACCAATCCCAacactttaaatttttctattactttttttcttcttctactttTAAAAGATTGAATTCTTAGGCCCAAAAACCTCATACTCCGATGCGACAGAGTATTTAAGGGATATAAATTACAGTGACTCAGTAATTCATTAGACATGATCAAATATCGATGCGCACAAAGAATCTGCTTATTTTGGATACAATCTTGCACATATAAAGGTCGGGAGATATAAGGGAAAACAATAGAGGGATATTTTCTTGTCAAGTGAGAGAGGTGGAAGAGAGACTAGAAAGAGGgagaaaatagaaataaaaaattgaaaaaaaaataaaaatttgagaagTCTTTAAACTTGTCAGCTTGGCGTTACTCGTGCACCAACAACCCAACAtcgtttctttttcttatttttttttagtttgattttgCACGGATCCACAAAAACTCACATTTGGAGGCATACTCTTCTCTTCTCACTCAATCATGTCTCTGCCACATACACAAAAACCCAAGAAAAACCATTATTggaatgaaataaaatattcaaatttggtTAGTAAAATAgtttactatataaaatataaaatgaatctATCTTTGTTCTCATCTATTCTTCTGATAATGTTGGAGATTACAATTATGTACTGTACAAAACCATTAAAACTCGTttatattatacggagtaacttttaaattttaaagtagaTTAATTGATAAGTATATTATAGTTAAGTCggattaatttaaattaaccaaacacatcaagaTAATTTTTcgaaatgcaaccaaacactaaaatggagaatattttatggaaaaatgacttatttttctGGTTTCCAAACACAACCTAAATCTCCCGACAACAAATCTGAACAAATATGCAAGTTGCCAATgtaaatacaaaaatactactctcaaattttattctttCTCATACTCTCACCCAATTTTGATGTTAACATTTTTATTAAGACCCATAagataaaaataactaattattaattatcacattaaaaagtaaaagtgatagagtagaaataaaaaaaaaaaatatatatatatatatatatatatatatatatatatatggagtagGACTCATCGAAAAATCAGATGTGTATCCAGCTTTTCGGTCGTGGAAGGAGCCATAATGACTGGGCGCCCTTTGGTTTAGGCCATTTCCAGTGTGCCCATGGAAAAACGGTCCAAATTTTCGCTGGGAAACCACGTGCTGGTTTTTGCCTGTTTcttgtcttctttttttgatTTGATGTCTTATCATTCGGAATAGGCAATGCAAACATTTTCAAACTCTGACATATGTTAATATGATGTACCATTCATCTATAATCTCCTCTATCATAGCTATGTGAAATTGGATCAATATATAGACATTATTAAAGCTTATTATCCTTCACATAAGCATTAACATCTCTTACCATTTAACATTAGTGAATGAAAGGACTAGAAATACTTTCACCTCACTAACTAATAAACCCCcggccaaagactttgtggtctaatAGCACCCGGtatcccggtttacactcccacatgaataatgggagtgggttcgagcctcagtggaggcaactgttgactttttgtgctttagtaggttgagaaagtagctatgaacagatactacattgtaacagagtcagtactactcaaaaaaaaaacccctcccctcccccgcccttttttttttttttttttttttttttttttttttttttttgctttggaTAGCTAGTAGTCTAGTACCTTTTTAGcctttctctttttatttttgagccTCTTAGATAATAAGTTGAGTGATATTTCAAACCCTTGCTACCACTTCACATTCTAGGGGTATACGGTATTCTAGCTCACCCACCACCCACAACACATGTTCCCTTCCGATTTTGAAATTCCATACATATGTGCTCCGATCCATGTATACGAAGGACCCTAGATTCCCAAATTCGATCGACCCCAATATGATGTGTATATTGGCCAACTTAATTACCATGAACTTCATATTTATCCTTGAGACTACTTGGCTCGCAACCAACTCAACTAGTAGAGTATGTGATCAGACTTTCTGGTTCGGTGATTTACTCACTCATGAACCTTGCTAATGGGTCCCAACGGGTTATAACTGATTCTCTGAAAGTTCCAACTTAAAAAACATGTCCtgatacatcatatttaaatataaaatgtcCTCATATTTAACGTCATTTGAACATGTTTGTTGacggatgacaaaaaatggttaAAGCTAagccataataatactagtacCAATAAGGGATGTTATAAAAGCATCCGTAATagtggaggttttttttttgttttgagaaatttttgtaagtgtgattaggaaagcgAGTATGGaaggaaagagaaaaacaaaaaaagagagagaaaaaaaaaagaatgttgacaacaccaaaaaaaaaaaaacaaaaaaagagagagaaaaaaaaaagaatgttgacaaccccaaaaaaaaaaaaacaaaaaaagagagagaaaaaaaaaagaatgttgacaaccccaaaaaaaaaaaaacaaaaaaagagagagaaaaaaaaaagaatgttgacaacaccaaaaaaaaaaaaacaaaaacaaaaaaggtgcCTAAAAGTCAGAGTGGCCGCAAGTTGGCAGCAACTCTGACGCGTCCCAGTGGGCGCGTCGACAACAAtacacgcgcccgctggggcaCAATATTGTGCCTCAAACACG encodes:
- the LOC116026614 gene encoding cation/H(+) antiporter 18-like, whose product is MASNGTTPHTCPSPMKATSNGVFQGDNPLDFALPLAILQICVVIVVTRVLAYMLKPLRQPRVIAEIIGGVLLGPSAIGRNQDFLHALFPPKSITLLDTLANIGLVFFMFLAGLEIELHSLRRTGKKALGIAIAGISLPFALGIVSSFVLLETIAKGVNTTSFLIFMGVALSITAFPVLARILAELKLLTTDVGRTAMSAAAVNDVAAWILLALAIALSGDNLTPAVSVWVFLSGCGFVIFSSLIVPPVFKWLSQCCHEGQPIDEIYVCGTLAAVLAAGFVTDTIGIHAMFGAFVIGVLVPKEGPFAGALVEKVEDLVSGLFLPLYFVSSGLKTNVATIEGIQSWGLLVLVIFTACFGKIVGTFLVSLLFKMPKSEALTLGFLMNTKGLVELIVLNIGKDRKVLNDQTFAIMVLMALFTTFITTPLVVAVYKPSKTASSDSYKHRTIERRNPNTQLRILACFYSSRNIPSMINLLESSRGTEKQDGLLVYALHLMELSERSSAILMVHKARRNGLPFWNKGIRSDANQVVVAFEAFQQLSRVSVRPMTSISSFSDMHEDICTTAERKRAAVIILPFHKHQKYDGSFETTRADFQWVNKRVVEQAPCSVGIFVDRGLGGSSQVAASNVSYQITVLFFGGGDDREALAYGARLAEHPGIRMTVVCFSPKHEPTGEITVDMDTTSPGIQISDDGKALADLKQRTSRDDSVKFEEKTVCNKEEITAVIRGHSRCNMFLVGRMPDGELALALALNQMSEYPELGPIGSCLVSPDFPMVASVLVLQQHNNQTSPNSRPEGGGEELAASDAL